The following proteins are encoded in a genomic region of Takifugu rubripes chromosome 9, fTakRub1.2, whole genome shotgun sequence:
- the mphosph6 gene encoding M-phase phosphoprotein 6 isoform X4 — MAEPEPEPKRDAGDHKANMWTLDPDEASNCSNLTTKELQQNWKAAKQAERRVRLLFEISNSRIVAQTLSKYVFMQRGLDAETKQQLEEDHKRIISDEHWYLDLPELKARENLIIEEKSFVPCEDLIYGRMSFQGFNPEVEKLMALMNPKNKEEEEEDLRQMQTDVTDEEMALRYESLIGSIKKKFAKKRQRTSEAEEDLNQNVESNLKRVFLKPQD, encoded by the exons AtggcagaaccagaaccagaaccaaagaGGGACGCTGGAGATCATAAAGCCAACATGTGGACTCTGGATCCAG ATGAAGCCAGCAATTGTTCCAATTTGACCActaaggagctgcagcagaactggaaGGCAGCGAAACAGGCGGAGCGACGCGTCCGGCTGCTGTTTGAGATCTCCAACTCTCGCATCGTCGCACAGACGCTGTCCAAATATGTG TTCATGCAGAGAGGTCTGGATGCAGAGAccaagcagcagctggaggaggaccacAAGAGAATTATCAGCGATGAGCACTGGTACCTGGACCTGCCGGAGCTGAAGGCCAGAGA GAATTTGATCATAGAGGAGAAAAGTTTTGTTCCCTGTGAGGACCTGATCTATGGTCGCATGTCCTTCCAGGGCTTTAATCCGGAAGTTGAG AAACTGATGGCTTTAATGAACccaaagaacaaagaggaggaggaggaggacctccGTCAGATGCAAACAGACGTCACGGATGAAGAAATGGCTCTGAG gtaTGAGAGTTTAATTGGAAGCATAAAGAAAAAGTTTGCAAAGAAACGCCAGAGAACTTCAGAAGCTGAAGAAGACCTGAACCAGAATGTAGAGTCCAACTTGAAGAGAGTCTTCCTGAAACCGCAGGACTGA
- the mphosph6 gene encoding M-phase phosphoprotein 6 isoform X2, with amino-acid sequence MRYQIACISISNQIASSAHAQYESRVQAEVDAFLHMRSTNPCPRRLELVVKITFITIKRTVQPRHRCTLAFLFQAAMANDVKLSKNLLRMKFMQRGLDAETKQQLEEDHKRIISDEHWYLDLPELKARENLIIEEKSFVPCEDLIYGRMSFQGFNPEVEKLMALMNPKNKEEEEEDLRQMQTDVTDEEMALRYESLIGSIKKKFAKKRQRTSEAEEDLNQNVESNLKRVFLKPQD; translated from the exons ATGCGTTATCAAATTGCCTGTATAagtatttcaaatcaaatcgCCAGTTCCGCACATGCGCAGTATGAATCCCGTGTCCAAGCGGAAGTAGACGCGTTTTTGCACATGCGCAGTACGAATCCGTGCCCGCGACGGCTCGAACTCGTGGTTAAAATTACTTTTATTACAATTAAAAGAACAGTTCAACCAAGGCATCGTTGTACTTTAGCGTTTCTTTTTCAAGCAGCAATGGCGAATGATGTGAAACTCTCCAAAAACCTCTTGCGCATGAAG TTCATGCAGAGAGGTCTGGATGCAGAGAccaagcagcagctggaggaggaccacAAGAGAATTATCAGCGATGAGCACTGGTACCTGGACCTGCCGGAGCTGAAGGCCAGAGA GAATTTGATCATAGAGGAGAAAAGTTTTGTTCCCTGTGAGGACCTGATCTATGGTCGCATGTCCTTCCAGGGCTTTAATCCGGAAGTTGAG AAACTGATGGCTTTAATGAACccaaagaacaaagaggaggaggaggaggacctccGTCAGATGCAAACAGACGTCACGGATGAAGAAATGGCTCTGAG gtaTGAGAGTTTAATTGGAAGCATAAAGAAAAAGTTTGCAAAGAAACGCCAGAGAACTTCAGAAGCTGAAGAAGACCTGAACCAGAATGTAGAGTCCAACTTGAAGAGAGTCTTCCTGAAACCGCAGGACTGA
- the ldhd gene encoding probable D-lactate dehydrogenase, mitochondrial, whose product MNSLWAGGQQETIKRKEEEAQPGKTMLLLVKLSRRLLPHRRRFLLCRKAECTSATRASLDGALSALRSVCGEDSVLLGEAVREQHGRDESVHRCCPPDVVVFPHCVEEVSALAKVCHKHRLPIIPFGTGTGLEGGVSAVQGGVCFSLRKMEQVLDLHQEDFDVTVEPGVTRKALNAYLRDTGLWFPVDPGADASLCGMAATSASGTNAVRYGTMRENVLNLEVVLADGTVVHTAGKGRHPRKTSAGYNLTNLFVGSEGTLGILTKTTLRLYGVPEVVVSAVCSFPSVQSAVDSTVQILQSGVPIARIEFLDEVMVDACNRFSSLSYPVTPTLFLEFHGSEGGLEGQVKTAEDISQSNGGSDFQWAVDVETRNLLWKARHDAWYAALALRPGCKAYATDVCVPLSRLPQIIVETKQDLVENRLTGPIAGHVGDGNFHCLMVLDPGDPEEVQRVHLFTERLARRALAMDGTCTGEHGVGLGKRALLCEELGHAAMQVTSSLKQMLDPMNLMNPGKILQPRGG is encoded by the exons ATGAATTCACTGTGGGCGGGTGGTCAACAAGAG ACCATAAAacggaaagaagaagaagcccaaCCAGGGAAGACCATGTTATTATTGGTGAAACTGAGTCGGCGGCTGCTCCCACATCGGCGCAGGTTTCTGCTTTGCCGCAAGGCTGAATGCACAAGCGCCACCAGA GCCTCCCTGGACGGAGCGCTGTCGGCCCTCAGGTCTGTCTGTGGGGAGGACAGTGTGTTGCTAGGTGAGGCTGTCAGAGAACAACACGGCAGAGACGAGTCCGTGCACAG ATGCTGCCCTCCAGATGTGGTTGTGTTTCCTCATTGCGTGGAGGAAGTGAGCGCGCTGGCGAAGGTCTGCCACAAGCACCGGCTGCCCATCATCCCCTTTGGTACTGGCACTGGTTTGGAGGGAGGAGTCAGCGCGGTGCAG GGGGGCGTTTGCTTCAGCCTGAGGAAAATGGAGCAGGTGCTGGATCTCCACCAGGAAGATTTTGATGTGACCGTGGAGCCCGGCGTGACTCGGAAGGCCCTCAATGCCTACCTGAGAGACACGGGCCTCTGGTTTCCTGTTG ACCCCGGTGCCGATGCCTCCCTGTGCGGCATGGCGGCCACCAGTGCGTCGGGCACCAACGCCGTGCGCTACGGAACCATGAGGGAAAACGTGCTGAACCTGGAGGTGGTGCTGGCCGACGGGACCGTGGTGCACACCGCCGGGAAGGGGCGCCACCCTCG AAAGACTTCGGCCGGATACAACCTGACCAACCTGTTCGTGGGGTCGGAGGGCACGCTGGGGATCCTCACCAAGACCACGCTGCGCCTCTATGGCGTCCCCGAGGTGGTGGTGTCGGCGGTCTGCTCCTTCCCCTCCGTCCAGTCGGCCGTGGACAGCACGGTGCAGATTCTGCAGTCCGGGGTGCCGATCGCCCGCATTG AGTTTCTGGACGAAGTTATGGTTGATGCGTGCAACCGGTTTAGCTCCTTGTCGTACCCCGTGACGCCCACGCTGTTTTTGGAGTTCCACGGCTCTGAAGGAGGCCTTGAGGGACAGGTCAAGACAGCTG AGGACATCAGCCAGAGCAACGGTGGTTCGGACTTCCAGTGGGCCGTGGACGTAGAGACCCGGAACCTTCTGTGGAAAGCTCGTCATGATGCCTGGTACGCTGCCCTGGCGCTGAGACCTGGCTGCAAG GCTTATGCTAccgatgtgtgtgtgcctctctcTCGACTGCCTCAAATCATTGTGGAGACCAAACAGGATCTGGTGGAGAACAGACTCACTG GTCCCATTGCAGGTCACGTGGGTGACGGGAATTTCCACTGCTTGATGGTGTTGGATCCTGGTGAcccagaggaggtgcagagagtTCACCTGTTCACGGAGAGACTTGCCAG GCGAGCCCTGGCCATGGACGGtacctgcacaggtgagcaTGGAGTGGGACTCGGGAAGAGGGCTCTGCTGTGTGAGGAGCTGGGACACGCGGCGATGCAGGTCACAAGCTCGCTGAAGCAAATGCTCGACCCCATGAACCTGATGAATCCGGGCAAGATTCTGCAGCCCAGAGGAGGGTAA
- the mphosph6 gene encoding M-phase phosphoprotein 6 isoform X1, producing the protein MAEPEPEPKRDAGDHKANMWTLDPDEASNCSNLTTKELQQNWKAAKQAERRVRLLFEISNSRIVAQTLSKYVVYDVVVMRSGSFESRRISVERRYSDFLHFHQKLLEEFEEELEDVVLPRKHLTGNFSPEIMSERRLSLQDYLTKLYAVRCVRYSPLFPAFFTEQEQKRAHTFLRAGQFQQALLQLQTILEIQEKLLPWQKPTLIVPTLAAMAVCFRDLEEPEQAFAVAHRALPPVRRYQMKPYRAALLELLVDLGYQLGKPVAQLQEEMMLLRDAERGEVSSRSLKEIVVHQFT; encoded by the exons AtggcagaaccagaaccagaaccaaagaGGGACGCTGGAGATCATAAAGCCAACATGTGGACTCTGGATCCAG ATGAAGCCAGCAATTGTTCCAATTTGACCActaaggagctgcagcagaactggaaGGCAGCGAAACAGGCGGAGCGACGCGTCCGGCTGCTGTTTGAGATCTCCAACTCTCGCATCGTCGCACAGACGCTGTCCAAATATGTG GTGTACGACGTCGTGGTGATGCGTTCTGGCAGCTTTGAATCCCGGCGGATATCCGTGGAGCGCCGCTACAGTGacttcctccacttccaccAGAAACTTCTGGAGGAgtttgaggaggagctggaggacgtgGTTCTGCCTCGCAAACACCTGACAGGAAACTTCAGCCCAGAAATCATGTCGGAGCGCCGCCTCTCCCTGCAGGACTACCTTACCAAACTTTACGCCGTCCGCTGTGTCCGATACTCGCCTCTTTTCCCAGCTTTCTTCactgagcaggagcagaagcgGGCCCACACTTTCCTGCGTGCTGGACAGTTTCAACAGGCTCTGTTGCAGCTCCAGACAATCCTGGAGATCCAGGAaaagctgttgccatggcagaaACCCACCTTGATTGTACCAACTCTTGCTGCCATGGCGGTCTGTTTTCGAGACCTGGAGGAGCCAGAACAGGCGTTTGCTGTGGCCCACAGAGCTTTACCGCCGGTCAGACGGTACCAGATGAAGCCCTACAGAGCAgcactgctggagctgctggtggatttAGGCTATCAACTGGGGAAACCTGTCGCTCAGCTACAGGAGGAAATGATGCTCCTGCGAGATGCTGAGAGGGGGGAGGTATCCTCCCGCTCCCTCAAGGAGATCGTGGTACACCAGTTCACCTGA
- the mphosph6 gene encoding M-phase phosphoprotein 6 isoform X3, translating into MRSGSFESRRISVERRYSDFLHFHQKLLEEFEEELEDVVLPRKHLTGNFSPEIMSERRLSLQDYLTKLYAVRCVRYSPLFPAFFTEQEQKRAHTFLRAGQFQQALLQLQTILEIQEKLLPWQKPTLIVPTLAAMAVCFRDLEEPEQAFAVAHRALPPVRRYQMKPYRAALLELLVDLGYQLGKPVAQLQEEMMLLRDAERGEVSSRSLKEIVVHQFT; encoded by the coding sequence ATGCGTTCTGGCAGCTTTGAATCCCGGCGGATATCCGTGGAGCGCCGCTACAGTGacttcctccacttccaccAGAAACTTCTGGAGGAgtttgaggaggagctggaggacgtgGTTCTGCCTCGCAAACACCTGACAGGAAACTTCAGCCCAGAAATCATGTCGGAGCGCCGCCTCTCCCTGCAGGACTACCTTACCAAACTTTACGCCGTCCGCTGTGTCCGATACTCGCCTCTTTTCCCAGCTTTCTTCactgagcaggagcagaagcgGGCCCACACTTTCCTGCGTGCTGGACAGTTTCAACAGGCTCTGTTGCAGCTCCAGACAATCCTGGAGATCCAGGAaaagctgttgccatggcagaaACCCACCTTGATTGTACCAACTCTTGCTGCCATGGCGGTCTGTTTTCGAGACCTGGAGGAGCCAGAACAGGCGTTTGCTGTGGCCCACAGAGCTTTACCGCCGGTCAGACGGTACCAGATGAAGCCCTACAGAGCAgcactgctggagctgctggtggatttAGGCTATCAACTGGGGAAACCTGTCGCTCAGCTACAGGAGGAAATGATGCTCCTGCGAGATGCTGAGAGGGGGGAGGTATCCTCCCGCTCCCTCAAGGAGATCGTGGTACACCAGTTCACCTGA